The Alosa sapidissima isolate fAloSap1 chromosome 8, fAloSap1.pri, whole genome shotgun sequence genome contains a region encoding:
- the aplnra gene encoding apelin receptor A: MEPTVEYPDSYDYYDDNETACDFSEWEPSYSLIPVLYMLIFILGLSGNGLVIFTVWRAKAKRRAADVYICNLALADLTFVITLPLWAVYTALGYHWPFGVALCKISSYVVLVNMYASVFCLTCLSFDRYLAIVHSLSSGHLRSRDTIVASLGGIWLLSGMLALPTLLFRTTLDDEASNRTTCAMDFSLVAPNQRHESLWIAGLSLSSSALGFLLPFLAMTVFYVFIGCTVTRHFSQLRKEDQKKRRLLKIITTLVVVFALCWTPFHVLKSMDALSYLDLAPTSCSFLHFLLLAHPYATCLAYVNSCLNPFLYAFFDLRFRSQCLCLLSLKKAVHGHMSSVSSTLSAQTQKSEVQSLATKV, encoded by the coding sequence ATGGAGCCCACTGTGGAATACCCCGACAGCTATGACTACTATGATGACAACGAGACGGCGTGCGACTTCTCCGAGTGGGAGCCGTCCTACTCGCTCATCCCGGTGCTGTACATGCTCATATTCATCCTCGGGCTCTCGGGCAACGGCTTGGTGATCTTCACCGTGTGGCGAGCCAAAGCTAAGCGTCGCGCGGCCGACGTGTACATCTGCAACTTGGCTCTCGCGGACCTGACGTTCGTGATCACGCTCCCGCTGTGGGCAGTTTACACGGCGCTGGGCTACCACTGGCCGTTCGGCGTGGCCCTGTGCAAGATCAGCAGCTACGTGGTGCTGGTCAACATGTACGCCAGCGTGTTCTGCCTGACCTGCCTGAGCTTTGACCGTTACCTGGCCATCGTGCACTCGCTGTCCAGCGGGCACCTGCGCTCTCGGGACACCATCGTGGCGTCGCTGGGCGGCATCTGGCTGCTCTCTGGCATGCTGGCACTGCCCACGTTACTGTTCCGTACCACGCTGGACGACGAGGCGAGCAACCGGACCACCTGCGCCATGGACTTCAGCCTGGTGGCGCCCAACCAGCGGCACGAGTCCCTGTGGATCGCCGGGCTCAGCCTGTCGTCCTCCGCGCTGGGCTTCCTGCTGCCCTTTCTGGCCATGACGGTGTTCTACGTCTTCATCGGCTGCACGGTGACGCGGCACTTCAGCCAGCTGCGCAAGGAGGACCAGAAGAAGCGGCGCCTGCTCAAGATCATCACCACGCTGGTCGTGGTGTTCGCGCTCTGCTGGACGCCCTTCCACGTGCTGAAGAGCATGGACGCTCTGTCCTACCTGGACCTGGCCCCAACGTCCTGCTCCTTCCTCCACTTCCTGCTGCTGGCGCACCCCTACGCCACCTGCCTGGCCTACGTCAACAGCTGCCTCAACCCCTTCCTCTACGCCTTCTTCGACCTGCGCTTCCGCTCCCAGTGCCTCTGCCTGCTCAGCCTCAAGAAGGCCGTGCACGGACACATGAGCTCCGTCAGCTCCACCCTCAGCGCACAGACACAGAAGAGCGAGGTGCAGTCGCTCGCCACCAAGGTgtga